In a single window of the Pseudomonas oryzihabitans genome:
- a CDS encoding Ref family recombination enhancement nuclease — translation MRRPRHHAARSVTSWSMAMKGKTLSAAEKRFHNAVSSLGCIARRLDGRLNLLVSIHHIEGRAWSGAHLRLLPLRASRHQDGTGMPGLIAIHPWKRRFENRYDAQDKLLQRCHGLLAKAGAA, via the coding sequence ATGCGCCGGCCCCGGCACCACGCCGCGCGATCGGTAACCTCCTGGTCGATGGCGATGAAGGGTAAGACACTTAGCGCCGCGGAAAAGCGCTTCCATAATGCTGTGTCCAGCCTGGGCTGCATCGCACGTCGGCTGGATGGCCGCCTGAACCTACTCGTGAGCATCCACCACATCGAAGGTCGCGCCTGGTCCGGCGCCCACCTGCGCCTGCTACCGCTGCGCGCTAGCCGCCATCAGGATGGAACCGGCATGCCCGGCCTGATTGCCATCCACCCTTGGAAGCGCCGATTCGAGAACCGTTACGATGCCCAAGACAAGCTGCTGCAGCGCTGCCATGGGCTGCTGGCCAAAGCGGGTGCTGCATGA